The Physeter macrocephalus isolate SW-GA chromosome 13, ASM283717v5, whole genome shotgun sequence genome window below encodes:
- the LOC114487443 gene encoding surfeit locus protein 6-like, producing MQWTNLLYKAEGVKIRDDERLLQEALKRKEKRRAQRQRAWEKRTVHVLGRMQERQDRRRQNLRKKKAARAERRLQKARKKGRILPQDLERAGLA from the coding sequence ATGCAGTGGACCAACCTGCTGTACAAGGCCGAGGGCGTGAAGATCCGCGACGACGAGCGCCTGCTGCAGGAGGCCCTGAAGCGCAAGGAGAAGCGGCGGGCGCAGCGGCAGCGCGCGTGGGAGAAGCGCACGGTGCACGTGCTGGGGAGGATGCAGGAGCGGCAGGACAGGCGGCGGCAGAACCTGCGCAAGAAGAAGGCGGCCAGGGCCGAGCGGCGCCTGCAGAAGGCCCGCAAGAAGGGCCGCATCCTGCCCCAGGACCTGGAGCGGGCCGGCCTGGCCTGA